A stretch of Phycisphaerae bacterium DNA encodes these proteins:
- the ugpC gene encoding sn-glycerol-3-phosphate ABC transporter ATP-binding protein UgpC: MAKVFLKDVKKIYDNGFVAVKDANLDIIDKEFMVIVGPSGCGKTTTLRMIAGLEEITDGTIAIGDRVVNDVPPKDRDIAMVFQNYALYPHMTVFQNLAFSLKLRKYPKAEIKKRVAEAAEMLDISNQLDKKPKALSGGQRQRVALGRAIVRNPAAFLFDEPLSNLDAKLRVTTRVELKALHRRLNTTSIYVTHDQAEAMTLGDRICVMYNGEIQQVAPPMEVYDKPVNRFVAGFLGTPPMNFFNGRIRVKDGKAAFVMSDGDAIVLKSAGDKFKSYVDKEMVLGVRPEHLTVEPLAGQTDNGIKSKVNIIEPLGDRKDVYLVSASGQKFIANLDPHTAIDIDHQVTMYVDISKAHVFEPGETGRNVTFGMR; the protein is encoded by the coding sequence ATGGCAAAAGTTTTTCTTAAAGATGTCAAAAAAATCTACGATAACGGCTTTGTAGCGGTCAAAGACGCCAATCTTGATATTATCGACAAAGAATTCATGGTAATAGTAGGGCCATCCGGCTGCGGTAAAACTACAACACTGCGAATGATAGCAGGGCTTGAAGAAATCACTGATGGAACTATTGCTATTGGCGATCGAGTTGTTAATGACGTTCCGCCTAAAGACCGGGATATCGCTATGGTTTTTCAAAACTATGCACTATATCCTCATATGACAGTATTTCAAAACCTGGCTTTTAGTCTGAAACTTCGCAAATATCCCAAGGCTGAAATAAAAAAGCGTGTCGCAGAAGCTGCGGAAATGCTCGATATAAGTAATCAGCTTGATAAAAAACCCAAAGCTCTTTCCGGCGGTCAGCGTCAGCGTGTCGCACTGGGACGAGCAATAGTTCGTAATCCGGCAGCATTTTTATTCGATGAGCCATTGAGCAATCTCGACGCGAAACTTCGTGTAACAACCCGCGTCGAATTAAAAGCATTACATCGCAGGCTCAATACTACCTCAATCTATGTAACACACGACCAGGCTGAAGCAATGACGCTCGGCGACAGGATATGTGTTATGTATAACGGGGAAATACAGCAGGTGGCACCGCCGATGGAAGTTTATGACAAGCCTGTCAACCGTTTTGTGGCCGGTTTTCTGGGTACTCCTCCGATGAATTTCTTTAACGGCAGGATTCGTGTCAAAGACGGCAAGGCGGCGTTTGTGATGAGTGACGGCGATGCAATTGTACTGAAAAGTGCCGGTGATAAATTTAAATCTTATGTTGACAAAGAAATGGTATTGGGCGTCAGGCCTGAGCATTTGACGGTCGAACCATTAGCAGGACAGACTGATAACGGCATCAAATCGAAAGTCAATATAATTGAACCGCTTGGCGACAGAAAAGATGTATACCTGGTCAGCGCATCAGGCCAAAAGTTCATTGCTAATCTTGACCCGCATACAGCTATAGATATTGACCATCAGGTTACTATGTATGTTGACATATCCAAAGCACACGTATTCGAGCCGGGTGAGACCGGAAGAAATGTAACGTTTGGTATGCGTTAA
- a CDS encoding MFS transporter — MINNNGSQQKSNLRLMLRALKHRNYRLFFAGQGVSVIGTWMQMAAIGWLVYRLTGSEFYLGLVSFCGQIPILLGSLIGGDFADRWPRRKIIIITQILAMFQAFMLALIVATHTVTTTRVILLSIFLGIVNAFDMPTRQAFVVEMVDDKNDLPNAIALNSLIFNIARQIGPMVAGFLIARVGEASCFFINAVSFIAVIWSLIAMRLPRSGEAKHNGAMLAGIKDGLSYSFNFMPIRSILLYTAGMSLVAMPYGILMPVFAKSILHGGPQTYGLLLWSTGIGAFIGALFLARRKSVHGLDTVVVIAAGVFAAGVIGFSFSTNLWLSLLLIAMPGFGLMVQMASVNTIIQSLVDDNMRGRVLSLHVMSFIGISPFGSLLAGISAHYIGTPHTLLISGILTIVIMIIFAKKLPAIRQQMHPIYVRKGIIPEIAAGLSTAAQFSAHTKD; from the coding sequence ATGATAAATAACAACGGTTCGCAGCAAAAGAGCAATTTAAGGTTAATGCTGCGAGCCTTAAAGCATAGAAATTACAGACTCTTTTTTGCGGGTCAGGGTGTATCGGTTATTGGCACCTGGATGCAGATGGCGGCAATTGGATGGCTGGTGTACAGACTTACCGGCTCAGAATTTTATCTCGGACTTGTTTCTTTTTGTGGCCAGATTCCCATTTTATTGGGTTCGCTCATTGGCGGGGATTTTGCCGATCGCTGGCCGCGTCGAAAAATTATAATCATAACTCAAATCCTTGCGATGTTTCAGGCTTTTATGCTTGCGCTTATTGTCGCAACGCATACCGTAACAACAACTCGGGTTATCCTGCTTTCTATTTTTCTTGGGATAGTTAATGCGTTCGATATGCCGACGCGGCAGGCTTTTGTAGTGGAAATGGTTGACGATAAGAACGATTTGCCGAATGCTATCGCTCTTAATTCACTCATCTTTAATATTGCGAGACAAATCGGCCCTATGGTAGCAGGCTTTTTGATAGCCAGAGTCGGTGAAGCATCTTGTTTCTTTATTAATGCGGTAAGTTTCATAGCTGTTATTTGGTCCCTTATCGCTATGAGACTGCCCCGCTCAGGTGAAGCAAAACACAACGGTGCAATGCTTGCCGGCATTAAAGATGGACTGTCTTATTCGTTTAATTTTATGCCTATACGGTCTATTCTTTTATATACGGCAGGAATGAGTCTTGTTGCAATGCCGTATGGTATTTTAATGCCCGTTTTCGCCAAAAGCATACTTCATGGAGGACCACAAACTTATGGTTTACTTTTGTGGTCAACCGGAATCGGCGCTTTCATCGGGGCCTTATTTCTTGCAAGGCGAAAATCCGTACATGGCCTCGACACTGTCGTTGTTATCGCTGCAGGCGTTTTCGCAGCAGGTGTTATTGGTTTTTCGTTTTCGACAAATCTATGGCTGTCGCTTTTACTGATTGCCATGCCGGGATTTGGATTAATGGTGCAGATGGCCTCCGTTAATACGATTATTCAATCTTTAGTTGACGATAATATGCGGGGTCGGGTATTAAGTCTTCATGTAATGTCATTTATAGGCATATCACCTTTCGGCAGTCTGTTGGCGGGAATCTCAGCCCATTATATCGGCACACCTCATACTTTACTGATAAGCGGAATTTTGACTATTGTAATAATGATTATTTTCGCCAAAAAGCTTCCAGCTATTCGGCAGCAGATGCACCCGATATATGTCCGCAAAGGAATTATTCCGGAAATTGCCGCAGGTCTCAGCACTGCAGCACAATTTTCCGCGCATACAAAGGATTGA
- a CDS encoding TetR/AcrR family transcriptional regulator: protein MDNMTLTRKEKEKIRHRREILKASLKLFSEKGFHNVSMQDIAAQAEFGVGTLYNFFQSKEQLFAELSNDCAEKIYQILWPFLDAEGREDVKVRTFIKLHGKLVEENIEFIKLYVSERGHLTVSRNSGYEQADKVKILIREKLEDIINAGIQNKIFRDVDALIASLSIVAAIQSLVFEYSEDFTKAKMEQGLAKIEHLFVDSLLLTENRSNG, encoded by the coding sequence ATGGACAATATGACACTTACGAGAAAAGAAAAAGAAAAAATCAGGCATAGGCGCGAAATCCTAAAGGCATCGCTGAAACTATTCTCAGAGAAGGGTTTCCATAATGTTTCGATGCAGGATATTGCTGCCCAGGCTGAGTTTGGAGTAGGAACTCTGTATAATTTTTTCCAGAGCAAAGAACAGCTTTTCGCTGAATTGTCAAATGACTGTGCGGAAAAAATATATCAGATACTTTGGCCGTTTCTCGATGCTGAAGGACGGGAAGATGTGAAAGTCAGAACCTTTATAAAATTACACGGTAAACTTGTTGAAGAAAATATTGAATTTATAAAACTGTATGTTTCGGAACGCGGGCATTTGACAGTGTCGCGTAATAGCGGATATGAGCAGGCCGACAAGGTTAAGATACTTATTCGCGAAAAACTGGAAGACATAATTAATGCAGGGATTCAGAATAAAATTTTCCGCGATGTAGATGCCCTGATTGCATCGCTCTCTATTGTGGCTGCAATCCAGTCACTTGTTTTTGAATATTCAGAAGATTTTACAAAAGCAAAAATGGAACAGGGATTGGCGAAAATCGAACATTTATTTGTTGATTCGCTATTGCTAACGGAGAATCGTAGTAATGGTTAA
- a CDS encoding TolC family protein: MVNKIKNIPFVMLLFLACFAGCSSFDGRAVREKHTKDYQRDLAAETNDILSKKTVFDLNDCVRTALENGLQVKAAQIQQRIATLERKISFSNFLPVINLSYDSTRWNRQPMVKTGTTTMATHDQTIKNITWQMEMSIFDPSTWFLYAMHKRGEEVARLVTKYTEQMTVLEVTVDYYHCLTLQQAQQAMQSQLNAADELEKEIGELFKEGLVTQWQYEQAQLVVLLRRTELSRIKYAIKQAQADLLVSMGLSPLTDISLEIKESLQAPAEPLEDLVCRALLENPQLHIADLQIAIAEEKIKIALAAFLPRLTIFANRTNTSDSYQLYQNSLTYGLAGTFAIFNGFANINEYKAAKERKKGAFVDREQQTLTLILQVYKAYLNLENAKEETLLAQKSFDTASKHLDEVNEKWKEGLVQSSEMLSIMAEKDNAQMELMNSNFNLQVCIATLQNVMGTAEVPSKEKQK; the protein is encoded by the coding sequence ATGGTTAATAAAATAAAAAATATACCATTTGTTATGCTTCTGTTTTTAGCTTGTTTTGCAGGCTGCAGCAGTTTTGACGGCAGGGCGGTCAGAGAAAAGCATACGAAAGACTACCAGCGTGATTTGGCTGCGGAGACAAATGACATATTGTCTAAAAAAACAGTTTTTGACCTTAACGACTGCGTCCGAACCGCACTGGAAAATGGCCTGCAGGTGAAAGCGGCACAAATTCAGCAGCGAATTGCGACCCTTGAGCGGAAAATATCTTTTTCCAATTTTCTTCCTGTCATAAACCTTTCTTATGATTCCACAAGATGGAACCGGCAGCCAATGGTGAAGACAGGCACAACTACAATGGCTACGCATGACCAGACGATAAAAAATATTACATGGCAGATGGAGATGTCTATATTCGACCCGTCAACATGGTTTTTATATGCGATGCACAAGAGGGGCGAAGAGGTCGCTCGATTAGTCACAAAATATACCGAACAAATGACTGTGCTGGAAGTTACGGTCGATTATTATCATTGCTTAACATTACAGCAGGCTCAGCAGGCCATGCAAAGTCAACTCAATGCGGCCGACGAACTTGAAAAAGAAATCGGTGAGCTTTTCAAGGAAGGACTGGTTACGCAATGGCAGTATGAACAGGCTCAGTTAGTCGTTCTGTTACGCCGAACAGAACTAAGCCGAATAAAATACGCGATAAAACAAGCCCAGGCTGATTTGCTTGTTTCGATGGGGCTGTCGCCTTTGACGGATATCTCATTGGAAATTAAAGAATCGCTGCAGGCGCCGGCCGAACCACTGGAAGACCTCGTATGCAGGGCGCTGCTCGAAAATCCGCAGCTTCATATTGCCGACCTTCAAATTGCCATTGCGGAAGAGAAAATTAAAATTGCCCTGGCGGCATTTCTGCCGAGACTGACAATTTTCGCGAACCGAACAAATACCTCCGACTCTTATCAGCTTTATCAGAATTCATTGACATATGGTCTGGCAGGGACTTTCGCGATATTTAACGGGTTCGCAAATATCAACGAATATAAAGCGGCCAAAGAAAGAAAAAAGGGCGCATTTGTCGATAGAGAGCAGCAAACTCTCACTTTGATACTCCAGGTTTATAAGGCGTATCTAAATCTTGAAAACGCAAAAGAAGAAACACTGCTTGCTCAGAAATCTTTTGACACGGCGTCAAAACATCTTGATGAAGTAAATGAAAAGTGGAAAGAAGGACTGGTTCAAAGCTCGGAAATGCTCAGCATAATGGCTGAAAAAGATAATGCGCAAATGGAATTAATGAACAGTAATTTTAATTTACAGGTTTGTATCGCCACGCTTCAGAATGTGATGGGAACTGCGGAAGTACCGAGTAAGGAAAAACAAAAATGA
- a CDS encoding efflux RND transporter periplasmic adaptor subunit — protein MKNITIKQIIGLVILIAATVLVTLYFAKKIINPVPIQAQTQDIEQKTPVVATVIKTRTFERLVKVQGNLESKNFAVVSPRIEGTIEQFFVDEGNTVVANESKLFRTDSIRLQQAVEIQKRLLTVAKSAKQQATANLEKTQADFNKAELDYNRFKRLYEKKVVTADVFEQQQSRYKQLKAAVKSVKASVDLAEANIEKTKADIAISEKNLEDTVIYAPISGEISRRFKESGEMGKPGEPALRIDDPNLIEVSAYIPAQYYAEVTAGQTKMQVNVSGQNMGEHEVYYKSPTINPKLRTFEVKCILENPAQTIAAGTMAEISVILETKKGLAVPTEAIMSRDNQFIVFIVSGEKAHKVPIEKGIENDGWTEVTSSELNEQSTVVTMGQNMLDEGKMVSVQRGNE, from the coding sequence ATGAAAAATATCACCATTAAACAAATAATCGGCCTTGTCATACTGATTGCTGCTACAGTGCTGGTTACCCTGTATTTTGCAAAAAAGATTATTAATCCTGTGCCGATACAGGCACAAACACAGGATATCGAACAAAAAACTCCTGTAGTTGCGACTGTAATAAAAACAAGAACGTTTGAAAGATTAGTCAAGGTGCAGGGGAATCTCGAATCCAAAAATTTTGCAGTGGTGTCACCGCGAATCGAAGGAACCATCGAACAATTTTTCGTCGATGAAGGGAATACTGTCGTCGCAAACGAGAGCAAACTATTCAGGACGGATTCGATAAGACTTCAACAAGCTGTCGAAATCCAGAAACGTTTACTTACAGTGGCCAAGTCGGCTAAACAACAGGCTACCGCAAATCTTGAAAAAACTCAGGCTGATTTCAACAAGGCCGAACTTGATTATAATCGGTTCAAAAGACTATATGAGAAGAAGGTTGTTACCGCTGATGTTTTTGAACAGCAGCAGTCACGATATAAACAGCTTAAAGCCGCGGTCAAATCGGTAAAAGCCAGTGTTGACCTGGCGGAAGCGAATATAGAAAAAACAAAGGCGGATATCGCCATATCGGAAAAGAATCTCGAAGATACGGTTATATACGCACCTATAAGCGGGGAAATAAGCCGTCGATTTAAAGAATCCGGAGAGATGGGAAAGCCAGGCGAACCCGCTCTACGTATCGATGACCCGAATTTAATTGAAGTAAGTGCTTACATACCTGCGCAATACTATGCAGAGGTTACTGCCGGCCAGACTAAAATGCAGGTCAATGTTTCCGGTCAAAACATGGGCGAACATGAAGTATATTATAAAAGTCCCACGATAAATCCGAAACTGCGAACCTTTGAAGTTAAATGTATCCTTGAAAACCCTGCGCAAACTATCGCGGCAGGTACAATGGCTGAAATCAGCGTAATTCTCGAAACCAAAAAAGGATTGGCAGTTCCGACAGAAGCTATTATGAGCCGAGATAATCAATTTATCGTCTTTATCGTCAGCGGAGAAAAAGCGCATAAAGTTCCGATTGAAAAAGGCATTGAAAACGACGGCTGGACAGAAGTTACAAGCAGTGAACTCAACGAGCAAAGTACGGTTGTAACGATGGGGCAAAATATGCTCGATGAGGGTAAAATGGTTTCAGTTCAGAGGGGGAATGAATAA
- a CDS encoding efflux RND transporter permease subunit codes for MFLSDASIRRPIAISCLIIGLSLLGFNAYRKMGLELMPKIDVPFITITTVYPGASPEQIETDVAKRIEDQVVTIDGLKHVSSSCMENVCQTMLEFDLKVNVDIAATDVREKLDLIKADFPEDVEDPKILKFDINAQPIVYLALTGESPLDELYDYADNELRDRLTVISGVADAELVGGNIRQVHIVLDRDRLAAKGLSSLDIIKAVREGIKLIPSGRIQENGIEYDVKVDADYYNIADIESLQITGENGQRCYVKDVGKVEMSTKEVRQKAFVDGKPAIYIKIIKKAEANAVRVVDQVRAAIDKLNKELPGGMKIVWFNDDGSFIKATIKSTWTDILQGIVLTALILFFFLYNIRSTFIIAVTMPLTIIIGLFFIQFLGYTLNISTLLAIGLSIGILVTNSIVVMEAIVDRLNKTKDPKEAARLGTAEVLIAVAASAGTNVVVLFPIAMMGSRIGLFMKPLALTMLIMNVVSLFISFTLTPLLCSIILKPAQPDKKTILMKMEGGFNRFLDGVTGTYRRLLTFNENHRPMAIIIVLATIVMFVYSLKLAKKVGFGFFQNPDRGQVYVKLEYPTRYDLNLTVKRVNEVEQRLKDLPELKHVLTAIGRVEGRIGQASEGVYLSQLLLKFSERTERQMTIRQLMELTRQRLSDYPECIITVTQASIVGGQSQDIELEISGPELAELDKLALMAKEMADSDKGYLDTDTTVRPGKPELRVLPKRAALYDLGFAATSLGTALRANIEGIECGTFKKNARNYDIVVKFDKKQGKEQVGQFMFPGDAGKPLILASLGDIQQKIAPIQITRKDKQRISKLLASPAATKPLGVAVAELGKQLDESGKLPPGYSYYFGGTAEMMGEAVIAFGEAGIIAILLCYLTIAAILESFKQPWLILVTLPLGLIGTICALALTGESMSMFVMMGMVMMIGIVVNIAILIMDQFNVHVKEGVPIHKAMISAACERFRPVAMVTLAAVLGMLPLAIGRGIGSEMRNGVGIASVGGLLVSGILTLVVMPILYDLFTRKNNKTKT; via the coding sequence ATGTTTCTTTCTGACGCTTCCATAAGAAGACCCATTGCGATAAGCTGTTTGATTATAGGCTTGTCGCTGCTTGGCTTTAATGCCTATCGCAAGATGGGTCTGGAACTCATGCCCAAGATAGATGTCCCATTTATCACGATAACAACAGTTTATCCCGGGGCAAGTCCGGAACAAATTGAAACAGATGTCGCCAAAAGAATTGAGGACCAGGTTGTTACCATCGATGGTCTTAAACATGTCAGCTCTTCCTGTATGGAAAACGTCTGCCAGACTATGCTTGAATTTGACCTTAAGGTAAATGTTGATATCGCAGCGACAGATGTACGCGAAAAACTCGATTTGATTAAAGCGGATTTCCCCGAAGATGTCGAGGACCCGAAAATTCTGAAGTTCGATATTAACGCACAGCCTATAGTTTATCTGGCGCTTACAGGCGAATCGCCGCTTGATGAATTATATGATTATGCGGACAATGAATTGAGAGACAGGCTGACTGTTATATCAGGTGTAGCAGATGCAGAACTTGTCGGCGGAAATATACGACAGGTGCATATTGTTCTCGATAGAGACAGACTTGCTGCAAAAGGCTTGTCGAGTCTTGATATTATTAAAGCCGTCAGAGAAGGCATAAAATTAATCCCGTCCGGACGTATTCAGGAAAACGGTATCGAATACGATGTTAAAGTTGACGCTGATTACTATAACATAGCTGACATCGAATCACTGCAAATAACCGGCGAAAACGGACAACGCTGTTATGTCAAAGATGTCGGAAAAGTTGAAATGAGCACAAAGGAAGTGCGTCAAAAAGCCTTTGTCGATGGAAAGCCGGCTATATATATAAAAATTATTAAAAAAGCCGAGGCGAATGCTGTCAGAGTTGTCGACCAGGTCAGAGCGGCAATTGATAAACTCAACAAGGAACTGCCGGGCGGAATGAAAATTGTCTGGTTTAACGATGATGGTAGTTTTATCAAGGCGACTATTAAAAGTACCTGGACTGATATATTGCAGGGCATAGTTCTCACTGCTCTGATTCTGTTCTTTTTCCTTTATAATATCCGTTCAACATTTATTATCGCCGTAACAATGCCGCTTACCATAATTATCGGTTTGTTTTTTATTCAGTTTCTCGGATATACGCTTAATATCTCAACTCTGCTTGCGATAGGTTTGTCTATCGGTATTCTGGTTACCAATTCAATTGTTGTTATGGAGGCTATTGTTGACAGACTTAACAAAACAAAAGATCCCAAAGAAGCCGCAAGGCTGGGAACTGCAGAGGTTCTTATTGCTGTTGCCGCAAGCGCGGGCACAAATGTTGTTGTGCTTTTCCCAATCGCGATGATGGGCAGCAGAATCGGACTTTTTATGAAGCCGCTGGCTTTGACGATGCTCATTATGAATGTCGTTTCTCTGTTCATATCATTTACACTGACTCCGCTGCTTTGTTCCATAATTCTCAAGCCTGCCCAGCCGGACAAGAAAACTATCCTTATGAAAATGGAAGGCGGCTTTAACCGTTTCCTGGATGGGGTAACTGGAACCTATAGAAGACTGCTGACATTTAATGAAAACCATCGGCCTATGGCAATTATTATTGTTTTAGCAACGATAGTTATGTTCGTTTATTCTTTAAAACTTGCAAAAAAAGTTGGTTTCGGCTTTTTCCAGAATCCGGATCGCGGTCAGGTATATGTCAAACTTGAGTATCCGACAAGATACGACCTGAACCTGACAGTAAAACGCGTTAATGAGGTTGAACAAAGATTAAAAGACCTGCCCGAACTGAAACATGTTCTAACAGCCATAGGCAGAGTCGAAGGCAGAATCGGCCAGGCATCAGAAGGCGTTTATCTTTCGCAACTGCTGCTTAAATTTTCCGAACGAACAGAACGCCAAATGACAATCAGGCAGCTTATGGAATTAACAAGGCAAAGACTGTCGGACTATCCGGAATGTATTATCACAGTTACGCAGGCCTCTATTGTCGGCGGACAGTCGCAGGATATAGAACTCGAAATTTCAGGGCCGGAACTTGCCGAACTCGATAAACTGGCGCTGATGGCAAAAGAAATGGCGGATTCTGATAAAGGCTATCTCGATACAGACACAACGGTTCGGCCCGGCAAACCGGAATTGAGAGTTCTGCCCAAAAGAGCCGCTCTTTACGATCTTGGTTTTGCTGCGACAAGTCTCGGTACCGCCCTTAGAGCCAATATCGAAGGAATCGAATGCGGCACATTTAAAAAGAACGCTCGAAATTATGACATCGTTGTTAAATTTGATAAAAAACAGGGGAAAGAACAAGTCGGACAATTTATGTTTCCCGGCGATGCGGGAAAACCGTTGATATTGGCCAGTCTTGGCGATATTCAGCAAAAAATCGCTCCTATTCAAATTACCAGAAAAGATAAGCAGCGTATTTCCAAACTGCTGGCGAGTCCTGCTGCTACAAAACCGCTTGGCGTTGCGGTTGCCGAACTTGGTAAGCAACTTGACGAGAGTGGGAAATTGCCTCCCGGCTATAGTTATTATTTCGGAGGTACAGCCGAGATGATGGGTGAAGCAGTAATCGCGTTTGGAGAAGCCGGCATTATCGCAATATTGCTGTGCTACCTTACGATAGCGGCTATACTCGAATCGTTCAAGCAGCCGTGGCTGATTCTCGTAACACTGCCGCTGGGACTTATCGGAACTATCTGTGCATTGGCACTTACCGGCGAAAGTATGTCAATGTTCGTTATGATGGGAATGGTTATGATGATTGGTATTGTCGTTAACATAGCCATTTTGATTATGGACCAGTTCAACGTTCATGTTAAAGAAGGAGTTCCAATTCACAAAGCGATGATTAGCGCAGCCTGCGAAAGATTCAGACCGGTAGCAATGGTTACTCTTGCCGCGGTTCTTGGTATGCTGCCGCTGGCGATAGGAAGAGGAATAGGCTCTGAGATGCGAAATGGTGTTGGTATAGCATCTGTAGGCGGCCTGCTTGTCTCCGGTATTCTAACGCTTGTTGTAATGCCTATACTTTATGATTTATTCACTCGAAAGAACAATAAAACGAAGACATAA
- a CDS encoding Gfo/Idh/MocA family oxidoreductase — MIKLAMIGAGGYAYNLIKWIWEIPDKIELVAVTSNPKRNAIGRTACQEKDIPIYDDVDQLIANVKGVADVIYIPTPINTHFNLTKKCIDAGFDVFLEKPPVAIIQELDELTKYVTKKGKRIPVAFQYLYSPIVQELKKRIVQGRYGQVRRVRGMAGWPRFDTYYTRSDWAGKLHINGEWILDGTINNPLAHMLADELYLASNKPGAMAEPVSVQAELYHGHDIESEDTSSLRVITDNGVEVLFNTSLCSDAKTDTSVVIECEKAKIEYSAFCKATITSANGEIDAIDDPSEKRVHMLTKLAQCYESREPYPVSLETCRPFTLVVNGAFESCGGYPHSIDKEYLIYSEHSEPKGDTIKTTIKDIDRVLKDAHENGKLFSEVGAKWAKKSTKFDLKGYKKFPTVARFD; from the coding sequence ATGATTAAGTTGGCGATGATAGGCGCAGGCGGATATGCGTACAATTTGATTAAGTGGATATGGGAGATACCAGACAAGATAGAATTGGTTGCTGTTACAAGTAATCCGAAGAGAAATGCCATTGGAAGAACCGCTTGTCAGGAAAAGGATATTCCGATTTACGATGATGTCGACCAACTGATCGCAAATGTTAAAGGGGTAGCGGATGTAATATATATTCCAACGCCGATTAATACGCATTTTAATCTAACCAAAAAGTGCATAGACGCAGGTTTTGATGTTTTTCTCGAAAAACCTCCTGTGGCCATCATACAAGAGCTGGACGAATTGACAAAATATGTAACTAAAAAGGGCAAAAGAATTCCTGTTGCATTTCAATATCTTTATTCGCCGATTGTACAGGAGTTGAAAAAGCGAATTGTCCAGGGCCGTTACGGTCAGGTAAGGCGGGTAAGAGGCATGGCAGGCTGGCCGAGATTCGATACATATTATACTCGCAGTGATTGGGCGGGTAAACTTCATATAAATGGCGAATGGATTCTTGATGGAACGATTAATAATCCGCTCGCTCATATGCTGGCCGACGAATTATACCTTGCTTCCAACAAGCCGGGCGCAATGGCAGAGCCTGTAAGTGTTCAGGCAGAGCTTTATCATGGCCATGACATTGAAAGCGAAGACACCAGCAGCCTGAGAGTTATAACAGATAATGGTGTTGAAGTGCTGTTTAACACTTCGCTTTGTTCCGATGCGAAAACGGACACATCTGTTGTTATTGAGTGCGAAAAAGCGAAGATAGAATATAGTGCTTTCTGCAAAGCGACTATAACATCGGCAAATGGCGAAATTGACGCAATAGATGACCCCAGTGAAAAACGTGTTCATATGCTCACAAAACTGGCCCAGTGTTATGAGAGCCGAGAGCCTTATCCTGTAAGTCTTGAGACCTGCAGGCCGTTTACGCTGGTTGTAAATGGAGCGTTCGAGTCCTGTGGGGGATACCCGCATTCGATTGACAAGGAATATCTGATATATTCCGAACACAGCGAACCTAAAGGCGATACTATTAAGACGACGATAAAAGATATAGACCGTGTTTTGAAAGATGCTCATGAAAACGGCAAACTGTTTTCTGAAGTGGGCGCAAAGTGGGCGAAAAAGTCGACAAAATTCGATTTAAAAGGTTATAAAAAATTTCCTACAGTTGCCCGTTTTGATTGA
- a CDS encoding helix-turn-helix domain-containing protein, whose translation MINENSTKTNLPDYGVLIESRQKRLASVNIAHKHDNPSILFVVYGQGVLEFDDKSFSVESNSVIILPKDKSHKLSDKPRKQMTILSVYFDIQKTGLNKHIVDYLLESAEPFILPLYYSENIKRYLRQMLYEQNTKPPGYKLSITQNLSLAILQIYRAILKRSKQKISSNPPGSSERVKSVIDFISQNCHEQYSLADAARLGKVSQRQFTNLCRNLTGISFIKFLNSVRCKKAAQLLKQTNMSAAAVAFEVGYEDLSTFYRAFKGIYKSSPIRFKTSVEKQTDINQNGQL comes from the coding sequence ATGATAAATGAAAATAGCACAAAAACCAATTTACCTGATTACGGCGTACTGATTGAAAGCAGGCAAAAACGTCTTGCTTCGGTCAATATCGCCCATAAACACGACAATCCAAGTATATTATTTGTCGTTTACGGTCAGGGTGTGCTGGAATTTGATGATAAAAGTTTCAGCGTTGAATCAAATTCGGTAATAATCCTCCCAAAAGACAAGAGTCATAAATTATCAGACAAACCAAGAAAACAAATGACAATACTTTCGGTTTATTTCGATATACAAAAAACTGGATTAAACAAACATATTGTTGATTACCTTTTGGAGTCGGCCGAGCCTTTTATTCTGCCTTTATATTATTCTGAAAATATAAAAAGATACCTGCGGCAGATGCTCTATGAACAAAACACAAAACCGCCGGGATATAAACTATCAATAACGCAAAACCTCAGTCTTGCGATCCTGCAAATTTACAGGGCGATATTGAAGCGAAGTAAACAAAAAATTTCTTCAAATCCTCCCGGCAGCAGCGAAAGAGTAAAATCCGTAATCGATTTCATCTCCCAAAACTGTCACGAGCAGTACAGCCTTGCAGATGCCGCAAGATTGGGGAAAGTATCGCAGAGACAATTTACTAATCTGTGCAGAAACCTGACCGGCATAAGTTTTATAAAATTTCTAAATTCCGTAAGATGCAAAAAGGCCGCCCAGCTCCTGAAACAAACCAATATGTCGGCAGCCGCTGTCGCGTTTGAAGTAGGTTACGAGGATTTATCCACTTTCTATCGGGCATTCAAGGGAATATACAAATCGTCCCCCATACGATTTAAAACCAGCGTTGAAAAACAAACCGACATCAATCAAAACGGGCAACTGTAG